The following are encoded in a window of Variovorax paradoxus genomic DNA:
- a CDS encoding UDP-2,3-diacylglucosamine diphosphatase — MQRDDAFLRAWRDTAIQPPEPEDDDAARPALRYRTLWISDLHLGTPGCQARALLDFLKYTECETLFLVGDIIDGWQLKRHWYWPQAHNDVIQKLLRKARKGTRVIFIPGNHDEFARKYLNHNFGGIDVADEWIHETADGRKLWIIHGDLFDGVIQCAKWLAYVGDSLYEFTLKLNRHLNSLRARMGLPYWSLSKYLKGKVKRAVSYVGDFENAVAREARNRGAQGVVCGHIHHAEMRDIDGILYCNDGDWVESLTALAEHADGTLEIIDWAQHMPVGTQAVPVREAVVA; from the coding sequence ATGCAACGCGACGACGCTTTCCTTCGCGCCTGGCGCGACACCGCGATCCAGCCTCCCGAGCCGGAGGACGACGATGCGGCGCGTCCGGCGCTGCGCTATCGCACCCTCTGGATCTCCGACCTGCACCTGGGCACGCCCGGCTGCCAGGCCCGGGCGCTGCTCGACTTCCTGAAGTACACCGAGTGCGAGACCCTGTTCCTGGTCGGCGACATCATCGACGGCTGGCAGCTCAAGCGCCACTGGTACTGGCCGCAGGCGCACAACGACGTGATCCAGAAGCTGTTGCGCAAGGCGCGCAAGGGCACGCGCGTGATCTTCATTCCGGGTAACCACGACGAGTTCGCCCGCAAGTACCTCAACCACAACTTCGGCGGCATCGACGTGGCCGACGAATGGATCCACGAAACCGCCGACGGCCGCAAGCTGTGGATCATTCACGGCGACCTGTTCGACGGCGTGATCCAGTGTGCCAAGTGGCTCGCCTACGTGGGCGACTCGCTCTACGAGTTCACGCTCAAGCTCAACCGCCACCTCAACTCGTTGCGCGCGCGCATGGGGCTGCCGTACTGGTCGCTCTCGAAATACCTGAAGGGCAAGGTCAAGCGCGCCGTGAGCTACGTGGGCGACTTCGAGAACGCCGTCGCCCGCGAGGCCCGCAACCGCGGCGCGCAGGGCGTGGTCTGCGGCCACATCCACCACGCCGAGATGCGCGACATCGACGGCATCCTGTACTGCAACGACGGCGACTGGGTGGAAAGCCTCACCGCGCTGGCCGAGCACGCCGATGGGACGCTGGAGATCATCGATTGGGCGCAGCACATGCCGGTCGGGACGCAAGCGGTGCCGGTGCGCGAAGCGGTCGTCGCCTGA
- a CDS encoding acyl-CoA dehydrogenase family protein: MAWTLSAAETAFRDEVRDFLARELTPELRAAGRRCSGIFTDYADGNRWHRVLAQRGWSVPHWPVEHGGTGWTPMQHYLFASELAAADAPPRAPMGPGMVAPVIIAFGTEAQKQAWLPGIRSGEDYWCQGYSEPQSGSDLASLQCKAVRDGDDYVINGTKIWTTHAQYANRMFCLVRTASGGKAQQGISFLCFDIPRAGLTIRPIISISGDHELNQVFFDDVRVPASGLIGEENQGWTVAKYLLQHERGGAWAPMLRARLRRLRTAADSAFAAAGESAADEAREMALRLAEMDCAIDAVEATELQSLRAQARGEPHGIRPSLGKVMGSELRQRLTELGVEIAAHYAAADLPLDDSLQGALAMPEEAVFSMSAYLNDRAASIYAGSNEVQRNIIAAQLLQSR; the protein is encoded by the coding sequence ATGGCCTGGACACTCAGCGCGGCAGAGACCGCGTTTCGCGACGAGGTTCGCGACTTTCTCGCGCGCGAGCTGACGCCTGAGCTGCGCGCCGCAGGGCGTCGCTGCTCCGGCATCTTCACCGACTACGCCGACGGCAACCGCTGGCACCGCGTGCTGGCCCAGCGCGGCTGGAGCGTGCCGCACTGGCCGGTGGAACACGGCGGCACCGGCTGGACGCCGATGCAGCATTACCTCTTCGCGAGCGAGCTGGCCGCTGCCGATGCGCCACCGCGTGCGCCCATGGGCCCCGGCATGGTCGCGCCGGTGATCATCGCCTTCGGCACCGAGGCGCAGAAGCAGGCCTGGCTGCCCGGCATCCGTTCGGGCGAAGACTACTGGTGCCAGGGCTACTCCGAGCCGCAGTCGGGCTCCGACCTGGCCTCGCTGCAATGCAAGGCAGTGCGTGATGGCGACGATTACGTCATCAACGGCACCAAGATCTGGACCACCCACGCGCAGTACGCCAACCGCATGTTCTGCCTCGTGCGCACGGCCTCGGGCGGCAAGGCGCAGCAGGGCATCAGCTTCCTGTGCTTCGACATCCCCCGGGCCGGCCTGACCATCCGCCCGATCATCAGCATCTCGGGCGACCACGAGCTCAACCAGGTGTTCTTCGACGACGTGCGCGTGCCCGCCAGCGGCCTCATCGGCGAGGAGAACCAGGGCTGGACGGTGGCCAAGTACCTGCTGCAGCACGAGCGCGGCGGGGCCTGGGCGCCGATGCTGCGCGCGCGTCTGCGCCGGCTGCGCACCGCCGCCGACAGCGCCTTCGCGGCCGCGGGCGAGTCCGCCGCCGACGAGGCGCGCGAGATGGCGCTGCGCCTGGCCGAGATGGACTGCGCCATCGATGCGGTCGAAGCCACCGAGCTGCAGTCGCTGCGCGCCCAGGCGCGTGGCGAGCCGCACGGCATCCGGCCCTCGTTGGGCAAGGTGATGGGCTCCGAACTGCGCCAGCGCCTGACCGAACTCGGCGTGGAAATCGCGGCCCACTATGCGGCGGCCGACCTGCCGCTGGACGACAGCCTGCAGGGCGCGCTCGCCATGCCCGAGGAGGCGGTGTTCTCGATGTCCGCGTACCTGAACGACCGCGCCGCATCGATCTACGCGGGCTCCAACGAAGTGCAGCGCAACATCATCGCGGCGCAGCTCCTGCAAT